The following proteins come from a genomic window of Sebastes fasciatus isolate fSebFas1 chromosome 6, fSebFas1.pri, whole genome shotgun sequence:
- the fbrsl1 gene encoding autism susceptibility gene 2 protein isoform X16 — protein MTERLLKKTYSKKNKMIKPLALRPVKISEDEAVQELSRPHRSNSKEQLSESSTHSLSGRGYSVQPAAVALLKCDSESDIDDKVSDVGSEKLFSPTTPKGVPTNEIPESKTCSSAKVSGLQRSQEQSNSEVPFTPPVPSPTPASAPTGSPAPAAAAAPPESPRSRLPSPPPLSVKREQHAPPPIPTPPLLRAQPHPHPHPHPHPHPHTHTHTHPHPHPHTQPHPPHPHLHQEPRIFPPPQHHARPGFSHQVHHPLQYNSLHDISHSSSPLGLPKQHLPPSPHHHHTGLPSSAPALPLSIANLSTSHYSSLRSPAHRHPAMFATPATLPPPPTLPTNSLVVPGHPAGTPYPEHDLLRQELNNRFLVQSSERGRGPSASPLAPVSLLRAEFHQHQHMHQHQHTHQHTFTPFPASLPPAAILTPPTAPPMVRTQARNFDKYTPKLDNPFIRHSNFFPSYPPTMPGMPPLLPHSGPFSSLQGAFQPKASNSIDVAGRPGGVPHTLLQKDPRITDPFRTSVRKPGKWCAVHVQIAWQIYHHQQKMKQMQLDPHKLDMNGKLDLFSRPPAPGVFPGFQYTHDLARPLFSSSGSGHPAPSPYGHVPHPSGFLPPSHLAGKYPFSRSSSYGGLGNLSSSAFGGLGNPSLGSNSMFGTKEGPGGLPTFGSPHHDTWNRLRRTPPSFPTPPQWPKTADAERSSSANSHEREREREREREREREREREKRDSSIGKEEKDKDRDSVDRNRHSNRSSPASAPVSYQISNLIRSNSQNSCDSGRHHSGSVDRVREAEKELLERQRESSTLADVKVKESRSPGKEMLERRSSEDSIKPAQRSPSPYSKAVINEQGLKMAGGPPPTLKDSERKEHQPAELLHKVKNDMKIKEERKEEQEVMVVSSEPAPQPPAQALPAQISQPLNPHHHHPPLSHQHPLASPRGSDIPGPGMHGVPMAHSLPLSMSAMPQMGSLNVLDRARMAPFMGVSPLAGRERLPHPAFPWDPLREAYRSLDLQRRMDFQLRAEQGHRFPSVYEQERAYREREAHDYSHHEHLLEVRREHERMRQQVEERERLHLREELDRARLHQLHQSPMEGHLPHMPPFMPHLGGMPYPRLSPSTGHNGPLNRTPPTAALSAPPPLVPAGSARPASPRRTTPLTTQDPRDYSPSRNPKEVEAR, from the exons GTGTCTGATGTAGGATCAGAGAAGCTCTTTTCCCCCACCACACCCAAAG GTGTGCCAACGAATGAGATCCCCGAGTCCAAGACTTGTAGCTCAGCCAAAGTATCGGGGCTCCAGCGCAGCCAGGAGCAGAGTAACAGTGAGGTGCCCTTCACACCTCCTGTGCCCAGCCCCACGCCAGCTTCGGCGCCCACGGGCTCCCCCGCCCCCGCTGCAGCGGCGGCCCCCCCAGAGTCCCCTAGGTCGCGCCTCCCCAGCCCGCCTCCTCTCAGTGTCAAGAGGGAGCAGCACGCTCCGCCCCCTATCCCTACCCCTCCCCTGCTGAGGGCGCAaccccacccccaccctcaccctcacccccacccccaccctcacacccacacccacacccacccccacccccaccctcacACCCAGCCCCACCCTCCTCACCCGCACTTGCACCAGGAGCCCCGTATTTTTCCGCCCCCACAGCACCACGCACGGCCAGGATTCAGCCACCAGGTGCATCACCCGCTGCAGTACAACAGCCTCCACGACATCAG CCACAGCAGCAGTCCATTGGGTCTTCCCAAACAGCACTTGCCCCCATCCCCTCACCACCACCATACCGGGCTCCCGTCCTCCGCCCCCGCCTTGCCTCTGTCCATAGCAAATCTCTCTACCTCGCACTATTCCTCCCTACGGAGCCCGGCCCATCGCCATCCGGCCATGTTTGCAACCCCAGCCACACTGCCGCCACCACCGACCTTACCGACCAACAGTTTAGTGGTGCCCGGGCACCCCGCCGGCACCCCCTACCCAG AGCATGACCTCCTGAGGCAAGAGCTGAACAACCGCTTCCTGGTTCAGAGTTCAGAGCGGGGCCGGGGGCCGTCCGCCTCGCCGCTGGCCCCCGTTTCGCTCCTGAGGGCCGAGTTTCACCAACACCAGCACATGCACCAGCACCAACACACCCACCAGCACACCTTCACGCCCTTCCCCGCCAGTCTGCCCCCGGCCGCCATCCTCACCCCGCCCACCGCACCCCCCATGGTGCGTACCCAAGCCAGAAAT TTCGACAAATACACCCCCAAACTGGACAATCCCTTCATCAGACATTCAAAC TTCTTCCCCTCCTATCCCCCCACCATGCCAGGCATGCCCCCGCTGCTCCCGCACTCAGGACCCTTCAGCTCGCTGCAAGGAGCCTTCCAGCCCAAG gcaTCTAATTCCATCGACGTTGCGGGACGTCCTGGTGGAGTACCTCACACACTCCTACAGAAGGATCCACGG ATAACAGATCCGTTCAGGACATCTGTTAGG AAACCTGGCAAGTGGTGCGCAGTGCATGTCCAGATCGCATGGCAGATCTACCACCACCAGCAGAAAATGAAG CAAATGCAGCTGGATCCTCACAAACTAGACATGAATGGGAAGCTGGACCTGTTCAGTCGACCCCCAGCTCCAGGAGTCTTCCCAGGGTTCCAGTACACTCATGACCTGGCACGacccctcttctcttcctcag GCTCGGGCCACCCCGCTCCCTCTCCGTATGGCCACGTCCCCCACCCTAGCGGCTTCCTGCCTCCTAGCCATTTGGCAGGTAAGT ATCCTTTCAGTCGCTCCAGTTCCTATGGCGGCCTCGGCAACCTTTCAAGCAGTGCCTTTGGAGGATTAGGCAACCCCTCGCTTG GGTCCAACAGCATGTTTGGCACCAAGGAGGGGCCAGGAGGACTGCCCACGTTTGGCAGCCCCCACCACGACACCTGGAACAGACTCCGACGCACCCCGCCATCTTTCCCCACCCCGCCGCAGTGGCCCAAAACTGCAGACGCTGAGAGAAGCAGCTCAGCCAACAGCcacgagagagagcgagagagagaacggGAAAGAGAACGAGAAAGGGAGAGGGAACGAGAGAAAAGAGACTCGTCCATCGGGAAAGAGGAGAAGGATAAAGACAG GGATTCTGTGGATCGCAATCGCCACTCAAACCGTTCATCTCCGGCCTCGGCGCCAGTCAGCTACCAGATCAGCAATCTGATTCGCTCAAACAGCCAGAACTCCTGCGATTCGGGTCGACATCACAGCGGCAGCGTGGATCGGGTCCGCGAGGCGGAGAAGGAGCTGCTGGAGCGCCAGAGAGAGTCTTCCACGCTGGCCGACGTGAAGGTGAAGGAGAGCCGCTCGCCTGGCAAGGAGATGCTAGAGAGGAGATCCTCAGAAGACTCCATCAAACCCGCTCAACGTTCTCCTTCCCCGTACTCCAAGGCAGTGATCAATGAGCAGGGCCTGAAGATGGCAGGCGGGCCCCCGCCTACGCTCAAGGACAGCGAGAGGAAAGAGCACCAGCCTGCAGAGCTCCTCCACAAGGTGAAAAATGACATGAAGATTAAGGAGGAGCggaaggaggagcaggaggtcATGGTGGTGAGTTCTGAGCCCGCCCCACAACCGCCAGCCCAAGCTCTCCCCGCTCAAATCAGCCAGCCTTTGAAcccgcaccaccaccacccacctTTGTCCCACCAGCACCCTCTTGCCTCACCGCGTGGCAGTGACATTCCAGGACCTGGCATGCACGGCGTCCCCATGGCACACTCTCTGCCCCTGTCCATGAGTGCCATGCCCCAGATGGGCAGCCTCAATGTGCTGGACCGGGCACGCATGGCTCCCTTCATGGGAGTTAGCCCTCTGGCAGGAAGAGAACGCCTGCCCCACCCGGCCTTCCCTTGGGACCCACTTAGAGAGGCCTACCGCAGCCTGGACCTGCAGCGGCGCATGGACTTCCAGCTCCGGGCCGAGCAAGGACACCGCTTCCCCAGCGTGTACGAGCAGGAACGAGCCTACCGCGAGAGGGAGGCTCACGACTACTCTCACCACGAGCACCTGTTGGAGGTGCGCAGGGAGCACGAGAGGATGAGACAGCAGGTGGAGGAGCGAGAGCGCCTCCACCTGAGGGAGGAGCTGGACAGAGCACGCCTCCATCAGCTGCACCAGTCCCCCATGGAGGGCCATCTACCCCACATGCCCCCTTTTATGCCCCACCTAGGAGGAATGCCCTACCCTAGGCTCAGCCCCTCCACAGGACACAACGGCCCTCTGAACAGAACGCCCCCTACCGCCGCACTCAGTGCGCCCCCGCCCCTCGTGCCAGCCGGCAGTGCCAGGCCAGCCTCACCCAGGAGAACTACCCCCCTCACCACCCAGGACCCACGGGACTACTCCCCATCTCGCAACCCCAAAGAGGTAGAGGCTCGGTAG